TGGTCTTCCAGGGCTTCAATCTGTTCCCGCACCTGACGGCTCTGGAAAACATCATCGAGGCGCCGATGGCCGTGCGCGGCATTCCACGTGCCCAGGCGGAGCAGCAGGCGCGGGAGCTGCTGCAGCGGGTGGGACTGGCCGACAAGGCCGACGCCTTCCCGCGCCAGTTGTCCGGCGGCCAGCAGCAGCGTATCGCCATCGCCCGCGCACTGGCGTTGCAGCCGAAGGTGCTGCTGTTCGACGAGCCGACCTCGGCGCTGGATCCGGAGCTGGTCACCGAGGTGCTCAGCGTGATCGAGGAGCTGGCACGGTCGGGCACCACGCTGGTGATCGTCACCCACGAGTTGGGTTTTGCCCGCCGCGTGGCTGACACCGTGGTGATGATGGACCAGGGCCGGGTGATCGAGCAGGGCAGTGCCGAGGCGCTGTTCGAGCGGCCGCGCCAGCAACGCACCGCTGATTTCCTGGCCAAGACCCTGTGATCTTTCGAGGATGCCCATGAGTTCTGCCGCATTTCGTCGTCCCTCGCGCAGCACGGTCCTGATCGGCGCCGTGCTGGTCATCGGCATCGCGGGCATCGTCTATGCCCGCGTGCGTACGCCGGCCGCCGTAGCGCCGGTCCCTGCCACGCTGGCAGGTGCCGATGCCCCTGCGTTGAGCGGGACACCCGACCCTGCCGCGCAGGCCCTGATCCCTGCGGGCTACCGTTTCGTGACCCCCGGCGTACTGACCGTGGCAACACACCCGGCGCAGCTGCCGCTGGCCGACTATGGTGCCGACAGCAAGCAGGTAGTGGGTGTGGAGCCGGACATCGCCAAGCTGATTGCCGACGGGCTGGGCCTGAAGCTGGAGCTGGTACCGGTGGCGTGGGCGGACTGGCCGTTGGGGCTGGAATCGGGCAAATACGATGCGGTGCTGTCCAACGTGACCGTGACCGAAGAGCGCAAGAAGAAGTTTGATTTTTCCAGCTATCGGTTCGATCTTCTGGGCATCTACACGCGCACCGACGGGCCGATCCGGAAGATCGAGCGGCCGGCCGACGTGGCGGGGCTGAAGGTGGTGGTGGGTGCCAGCACCAACCAGGACCAGATCCTGCGGCATTGGGACCAGCAGAACATCGCCGCTGGATTGAAGCCGGTGGAGTACCAGTACTTCGATGATGCGGTGGTGGGGCGCCTGGCGGTGATCACCGGCCGCGCGGATGTGTCCTTCGAGCCCAACGCCACGGGGGCTTACTCCGCCCGCGACGGCAAGGTGCGGCGGGTGGGGTTGTTCCCCGGTGGCTGGCCGGATGCCGCGGCGATTTCAGCGACCACGCGCAAGGGCAGCGGGCTTGCCGATGCGATCACCGCAGCATTGAACACGCAGATCCGCAGCGGAACGTACGCACAGGCGCTGACGCGCTGGAACCTGGCCGAGGAAGCCGTGCCGCAGTCGCAGACCAATCCCCCCGGATTGCCGTCTCTTTGAGCACGCTGTGGTAGCCGTCGACCTTGGTCGACGGAAAGCGCCAACCAAGGTTGGCTTCTACCAGAACGCGATACGCGCCAGCCGTCATTGAAGTTCACCCGCGCGTGGCGCCTTTCACGCCATGGCAGCCATGTGTTCCCGCAGCCAGCGATGTGCCGGATCACGGTGCACGCGGTCGTGCCAGAACAGCACCATCTCGAATCCTGGTACGTCGATCGGTGCCTCCACTGCCTTCAATGCAGGGTCAGCAGCCACCAGGCGTGAGGGCATCATCGCCACCAGATCGGTACTCAGCAGCGCATTGCGCAGGAACAGGAAATGCGGCACCGACAGCACCACGTCGCGGCGCACACCCGCATGCGCCAGCGCCGTGTCTGTTTTGCCGTGGAATCCGCCTCCATCGGGTGACACGATGGCGTGCTGCAACGCGCAGAACTGCTTGAGGGTTGGCCGACGCTTCAGCCGAGGGTGGTCACGCCGGCCTGCGAGCACGTAGCGCTCCTGGAAGAGCGGGCGGTGGTGCAGGGACGGCGGCGCTTCCGACGCGATGTGGATGGCCAGATCGATCTCCCCACGTTCGCTCTGTGCAACCATCTGTGCGGGGGCCAGGCTGACCACGGCCAAGCGTGTACCGGGCGCAGCAGCGCGGAGTGCCGGCAGCGCGGGCAGGACCACGGTTGATTCGCCGAAATCCGAGGCCATGATGCGCCAGGTCTGCCGGGCATTGGCAGGATCGAATGGCTGTACCGGTGCGACAGCGCGCCGCACCGCATCCAGGGCTTCGGCCAAAGGCTCGCGAAGTGCATCCGCGCGCGCCGTGCACCGCATGCCGCGCGCTGCCGGGAGCAGCAGCGGGTCATTGAACAGATCGCGCAACCGCGCCAGCTGGATGCTGACCGTGGGCTGCGCCAGATGCAGGCGCTCGGCCGCCCGGGTGACGTTGCGCTCTTCCAGCAACGCCTGCAGGGTGACCAGCAGGTTGAGGTCGATGCGGCGTAGGGTATTGTCCATGGCTATGGATTAAATTGCGTGAATTCATTTCTACTATAGCGTGGGGCTGCCTATCTTCATTGGCATCCCACACGCTGGTGCTTCATGAACGTTCTTCTTGTCTACGCCCACCCCGAACCGACCTCCCTCAATGGCACGCTGAAGGACTTCACCGTGCAGCGCCTCCAGGCGGCCGGCCACACCGTGCAGGTTTCAGATCTGTATGCCATGCGCTGGAAGGCGCAGATCGACGCCGAAGACCATCCAGGCCGTGATGCCGAGCGCCCGTTCCATGCCTCGCTGGATTCGCGCGATGCCTACGCCGCTGGCCGGCAGCGTGACGACATTGCCGCCGAGCAGGACAAGCTGCGCTGGGCTGACGCGGTGATCCTGCAGTTTCCGCTGTGGTGGTTCTCCATGCCGGCCATCCTGAAGGGGTGGGTGGACCGGGTATATGCCTATGGCTTCGCCTACGGCGTGGGGGAACATTCCGACCACCATTGGGGTGACCGCTACGGTGAGGGTGCGATGGCCGGCAAGCGCGCAATGCTGGTGGTCACTACCGGTGGTTGGGAATCGCATTACGGCCCGCGCGGCATCAATGGTCCGATCGACGATCTGTTGTTCCCCATCCAGCACGGGATCCTGTTCTATCCCGGTTTCGATGTGCTGCCGCCGCACGTGATCTACCGCAGCAGCAGGGTGGGTGAGCAGAACCTTGCAGATGTGCTGGAAGGGCTCGGCAAGCGATTGGACGGGCTGGCCCGCGACGCGGTCATTCCGTACCGGAGGCAGAACGCGGGTGATTACCTGATTCCCTCGCTCGAGCTGCGGCCTGGCCTGGGCGGGGAAGGAGTGGGGTTGGGGATTCACCATCAGGGGTGATCGGCCCGACGTCGCCATGGCAGTCGGCCTTGGCAGACCAAGGCTGGCTTCCACGGGGACGCGCGTGTCGCCGTTGGCTCTGGCGCTGGCGTTGACAGGCAGTAGGGTCGAAAGCCCGAGCATTGCTGAAGCGGGTTGTCACTTGACAACCTTGGCGACGCTTGCC
Above is a genomic segment from Stenotrophomonas sp. ESTM1D_MKCIP4_1 containing:
- a CDS encoding ABC transporter substrate-binding protein, which codes for MSSAAFRRPSRSTVLIGAVLVIGIAGIVYARVRTPAAVAPVPATLAGADAPALSGTPDPAAQALIPAGYRFVTPGVLTVATHPAQLPLADYGADSKQVVGVEPDIAKLIADGLGLKLELVPVAWADWPLGLESGKYDAVLSNVTVTEERKKKFDFSSYRFDLLGIYTRTDGPIRKIERPADVAGLKVVVGASTNQDQILRHWDQQNIAAGLKPVEYQYFDDAVVGRLAVITGRADVSFEPNATGAYSARDGKVRRVGLFPGGWPDAAAISATTRKGSGLADAITAALNTQIRSGTYAQALTRWNLAEEAVPQSQTNPPGLPSL
- a CDS encoding LysR family transcriptional regulator, which codes for MDNTLRRIDLNLLVTLQALLEERNVTRAAERLHLAQPTVSIQLARLRDLFNDPLLLPAARGMRCTARADALREPLAEALDAVRRAVAPVQPFDPANARQTWRIMASDFGESTVVLPALPALRAAAPGTRLAVVSLAPAQMVAQSERGEIDLAIHIASEAPPSLHHRPLFQERYVLAGRRDHPRLKRRPTLKQFCALQHAIVSPDGGGFHGKTDTALAHAGVRRDVVLSVPHFLFLRNALLSTDLVAMMPSRLVAADPALKAVEAPIDVPGFEMVLFWHDRVHRDPAHRWLREHMAAMA
- a CDS encoding NAD(P)H-dependent oxidoreductase; this encodes MNVLLVYAHPEPTSLNGTLKDFTVQRLQAAGHTVQVSDLYAMRWKAQIDAEDHPGRDAERPFHASLDSRDAYAAGRQRDDIAAEQDKLRWADAVILQFPLWWFSMPAILKGWVDRVYAYGFAYGVGEHSDHHWGDRYGEGAMAGKRAMLVVTTGGWESHYGPRGINGPIDDLLFPIQHGILFYPGFDVLPPHVIYRSSRVGEQNLADVLEGLGKRLDGLARDAVIPYRRQNAGDYLIPSLELRPGLGGEGVGLGIHHQG